The proteins below are encoded in one region of Chitinivibrionales bacterium:
- the recN gene encoding DNA repair protein RecN has product MTTAVIRELRVKNLALIEDLAVEFDDGFSVFTGETGAGKSILIGAIGLLLGDRASTESVRSGADDAEICGVFDLPKSSDALRELLEENTIEISNQELIIRRKITRHGKNRIYLNQVPIPLTLLGKVGELLIDFHSQHEHQSLLLPETAPAIIDSLSGVAPAKEEYESAYAEYFSVQSALEKHDRKATALKERRDILEYQFKEISNLNLKADEEVELEAELKLITSSTERLQLAADILELTGGGSNALSKAVVAIRKKLENLSRFDQSAVQWIADIENTQTLFSELETYCESYGESFESAADPARIEFINDRIARIQRLKKKYGCSSLELLERAKQLKADLDSLENCEADRKLLEKQVDEAHKKAFDKGNNLHRARQKAAREFDKKISAQMNKLGFKDGEWQTALKRHSTLTPLGLEDISFLVKTNPGEPALPLVKIASGGEISRLMLAIKSVLAEKDRVSTLIFDEIDAGIGGVLAKEVARALRELSGTHQVICISHLHQIASVADHHFHVYKEIENKRTRTRIKRLEGAQKVDEIARMFGDDSEISRKHAQELLKKK; this is encoded by the coding sequence GTGACAACAGCAGTGATACGAGAACTCCGAGTTAAAAATCTGGCCCTTATCGAGGATCTTGCCGTAGAGTTTGATGACGGTTTTTCTGTTTTTACCGGCGAGACCGGCGCAGGAAAATCGATTCTTATCGGGGCGATCGGCCTGCTCCTCGGTGACCGTGCATCAACCGAATCGGTGCGATCGGGCGCGGATGATGCCGAAATATGCGGTGTTTTCGATCTTCCGAAAAGCAGCGACGCTCTCAGAGAGTTGCTGGAAGAAAACACCATCGAAATATCCAATCAGGAATTGATCATCCGCCGCAAAATAACCCGGCACGGAAAAAACCGGATCTATCTCAACCAGGTGCCCATTCCCCTGACTCTGCTTGGCAAGGTCGGCGAGCTTCTTATCGATTTCCACAGCCAGCATGAGCATCAATCGCTTCTGCTTCCTGAAACCGCGCCGGCAATTATCGATTCCCTTTCGGGAGTTGCGCCTGCAAAAGAAGAATACGAGAGTGCCTATGCCGAGTATTTTTCGGTACAGTCGGCTCTGGAAAAACACGACCGGAAAGCCACAGCACTCAAAGAGCGCCGTGATATCCTCGAGTACCAGTTCAAAGAAATAAGCAATCTTAACCTTAAAGCCGATGAAGAAGTTGAGCTGGAGGCCGAACTGAAACTAATCACCTCATCGACCGAACGCCTGCAGCTTGCCGCCGATATCCTTGAATTGACAGGTGGGGGTTCGAATGCTCTCAGCAAGGCGGTTGTCGCAATCAGAAAAAAACTCGAGAACCTGTCACGGTTTGACCAATCGGCTGTCCAGTGGATCGCCGATATTGAAAACACCCAGACGCTATTTTCCGAACTGGAAACCTACTGCGAATCCTACGGGGAGTCCTTCGAGTCGGCGGCCGATCCGGCGCGGATCGAGTTTATCAACGATCGCATCGCCCGGATTCAACGGCTTAAAAAGAAATACGGTTGTTCATCATTAGAACTGCTCGAACGGGCAAAACAGCTGAAAGCTGATCTCGACTCCCTCGAAAACTGCGAGGCCGACAGGAAACTCCTGGAAAAGCAGGTAGATGAAGCTCATAAAAAGGCCTTTGACAAGGGAAACAACCTTCATCGTGCCCGCCAGAAAGCAGCCCGGGAGTTCGATAAAAAAATATCGGCCCAGATGAACAAACTCGGCTTCAAAGACGGCGAATGGCAAACAGCGCTGAAACGGCATTCTACCCTGACCCCGCTGGGGCTGGAAGACATCTCCTTTCTGGTTAAAACCAATCCCGGCGAACCGGCGCTTCCTCTCGTTAAAATCGCCTCCGGTGGAGAAATTTCCCGGCTCATGCTGGCAATCAAGTCGGTGCTGGCCGAAAAAGACCGGGTTTCTACCCTCATATTCGATGAAATCGATGCCGGTATCGGAGGAGTACTTGCCAAAGAGGTGGCCCGCGCGTTGAGAGAACTGAGTGGAACCCATCAGGTGATATGCATCTCTCATCTCCATCAGATAGCGTCAGTGGCCGATCATCATTTTCATGTCTATAAAGAAATCGAAAACAAACGGACCCGTACCCGGATCAAACGCCTCGAGGGCGCCCAGAAAGTGGATGAAATCGCCCGGATGTTCGGTGATGATTCGGAAATATCACGGAAACATGCACAGGAGCTTCTTAAAAAGAAATAA